Proteins co-encoded in one Firmicutes bacterium CAG:345 genomic window:
- a CDS encoding unknown (no significant homology to UniProt) produces MGCSSTVSWENNINKDIILLKNNGFHAYISNSKEDLQEFNEGINKEIKQEGYNFTVKFVNVYSMTETPDLTSGYYITFEELSTKEEAKNYFTFLNRENRMYKIYISGTIVIYTTSVKATELLNYKFK; encoded by the coding sequence GTGGGTTGTTCTTCAACTGTTTCTTGGGAAAATAACATTAATAAAGATATCATACTTCTAAAAAATAATGGTTTTCATGCATATATTTCAAATTCTAAAGAAGATTTGCAAGAATTTAATGAAGGTATTAATAAAGAAATTAAACAAGAAGGTTATAATTTTACAGTTAAGTTTGTAAATGTATATAGTATGACAGAAACACCAGACCTTACTTCAGGTTACTATATTACCTTTGAGGAATTAAGCACTAAAGAAGAGGCAAAGAACTACTTCACTTTTTTAAATAGAGAAAATAGAATGTATAAGATTTATATTTCAGGAACAATCGTTATATATACTACATCTGTAAAAGCAACGGAACTTTTAAACTATAAATTCAAATAG
- a CDS encoding gCN5-related N-acetyltransferase (product inferred by homology to UniProt) — translation MNTTPETKRLLLRPLKQSDAIDIFENWASDEDFPKYMTWSAHKNIEETKKIVDMWIKEYEDPKAIRFMIVLKSTNEVIGQIDVVKIVDDIPEIGYLIMKKYWNNGYMSEACNCVINYIFTLGYKNIIIEAMKENIASNKVIMKCGGKFIGSKIQFYEAKNLNAEVNQYLITSSRS, via the coding sequence ATGAATACAACGCCAGAAACTAAAAGATTACTTCTTCGTCCTTTAAAACAAAGTGACGCAATAGATATATTTGAAAATTGGGCAAGCGATGAAGATTTTCCTAAATATATGACTTGGAGCGCTCATAAAAATATTGAAGAAACTAAAAAAATAGTAGATATGTGGATTAAAGAATATGAAGATCCAAAAGCCATAAGGTTTATGATAGTTTTAAAATCAACTAATGAAGTTATTGGTCAAATAGATGTAGTAAAAATTGTTGATGATATTCCAGAAATTGGCTATTTAATAATGAAAAAATATTGGAATAATGGATATATGAGCGAAGCTTGTAATTGTGTAATAAACTATATATTTACTCTTGGATATAAAAATATAATTATTGAAGCAATGAAAGAAAACATTGCTTCAAATAAAGTTATTATGAAATGTGGTGGAAAATTTATTGGTTCTAAAATACAATTTTATGAAGCAAAAAACTTAAATGCCGAAGTTAATCAATATTTAATAACTTCTTCTAGGAGTTAA
- a CDS encoding putative uncharacterized protein (product inferred by homology to UniProt), whose product MENFKIVRFVDNSFEIDVRADINNETVWLSQDEMASLFNVDRTRIVRHINNIYKDKELDINSTCAENAHVQIEGNRKVNRTIKIYNLDMIISVGYRVKSQRGIIFRKWANKILKEYLIQGYSINKKRIEVLNKTIEVQNKMLASSLNIDQETLVNVIEKYTKALDLLDNYDHQCLIKPKGKETIYELTYSDCRAIIDSMKFKNTSSVFGVEKENGKLEGILAAVYQNIFGQEVYPSLEEKAAHLLYFLVKDHPFADGCKRIAATLFLEFLNRNHALIKNGKIIISNDTLVAITILTAESNPEEKEVIIKLIMNFLSKGI is encoded by the coding sequence ATGGAAAATTTTAAAATAGTAAGATTTGTAGACAATAGTTTCGAAATTGATGTTAGAGCAGATATTAATAATGAAACTGTTTGGCTCTCACAAGATGAAATGGCATCATTATTCAATGTTGATCGCACAAGAATTGTTAGACATATTAATAACATTTATAAAGACAAAGAATTAGATATTAATTCAACATGTGCGGAAAACGCACATGTTCAAATTGAGGGAAATAGAAAAGTTAATCGTACCATAAAAATTTATAATCTTGACATGATTATTTCTGTAGGATATAGAGTAAAATCTCAAAGAGGTATTATTTTTAGAAAATGGGCAAACAAAATTCTAAAAGAATACTTAATACAAGGTTATTCCATTAATAAAAAAAGAATAGAAGTGCTTAATAAAACAATTGAAGTACAAAATAAGATGCTTGCATCATCATTAAATATCGATCAAGAAACATTAGTTAATGTTATAGAAAAATATACTAAAGCTTTAGATTTATTAGATAATTATGATCATCAATGTCTAATAAAACCAAAAGGAAAAGAAACAATATATGAATTAACATATTCTGATTGTAGAGCAATTATCGATTCAATGAAGTTTAAAAACACATCTTCTGTATTCGGCGTTGAAAAAGAAAATGGAAAATTAGAAGGAATTCTAGCCGCCGTTTATCAAAATATTTTCGGTCAAGAAGTTTATCCTTCATTAGAAGAAAAAGCAGCACATTTATTATATTTTTTAGTAAAAGATCATCCTTTTGCGGATGGATGTAAAAGAATTGCTGCAACATTATTTTTGGAATTTTTAAATAGAAATCACGCATTAATTAAAAATGGCAAAATAATAATATCAAACGATACATTAGTTGCAATTACCATTTTAACTGCTGAATCAAATCCGGAAGAAAAAGAAGTTATAATTAAACTTATAATGAATTTTTTAAGTAAAGGAATTTAG
- a CDS encoding putative uncharacterized protein (product inferred by homology to UniProt) has product MKKTIGDKIKELRISLGLSQEEFGKKLGYTSRSSINKIEKGINDISYDKLILLIKEYKINIKGFLEEECDQISNSISKNNNIYISFSGRNNGNCFDIASHLMKKNDKYIAFKDISYNPCSNCEYQCFKGICKYRNDDIYKLIQSSLTYKNLVLLVPMYCSNPSSLYFTFLERMQDYFNNNSDKWNIFIKKLKIIAIFGSEKETPLFIPTLLQLVDGNNNQILKIERHKYNLKINDKVIENNELLNKIDSFII; this is encoded by the coding sequence ATGAAAAAAACAATTGGGGATAAAATAAAAGAATTACGAATATCACTTGGACTTTCACAAGAAGAATTTGGAAAAAAGTTAGGCTATACCTCTAGATCATCTATTAATAAAATTGAAAAAGGAATTAACGATATTAGTTATGATAAGCTGATTTTATTAATTAAAGAATACAAAATTAATATAAAAGGATTTTTAGAAGAAGAGTGCGATCAAATTTCTAATTCAATTTCAAAAAATAATAATATTTATATTTCTTTTAGTGGAAGAAATAATGGCAATTGTTTTGATATAGCCTCTCATTTAATGAAGAAAAACGATAAATATATAGCATTTAAAGATATATCTTATAATCCTTGTTCAAATTGTGAATATCAGTGTTTTAAAGGAATATGTAAATATCGAAATGATGATATATATAAGCTTATACAGTCATCACTTACATATAAAAATTTAGTTTTATTAGTACCAATGTACTGCTCTAACCCCTCCTCTTTATATTTTACTTTTTTAGAAAGAATGCAAGATTATTTTAATAACAACAGCGATAAATGGAATATCTTTATTAAAAAATTAAAAATAATTGCGATATTTGGTAGTGAAAAAGAAACGCCTTTATTCATACCAACTTTGTTGCAATTAGTTGATGGAAATAACAACCAGATTCTAAAAATAGAAAGACATAAATATAATCTTAAAATAAACGATAAAGTGATAGAAAATAATGAATTATTAAATAAAATAGATTCTTTTATTATTTAA
- a CDS encoding unknown (no significant homology to UniProt), producing the protein MHSILKAFGEIPEIANNGDANILINEILMRIGSSERDILVFKWKTDDYIERYDEKQYLNYVQGKIHFYIDRYDFYAFNASLRHRDYEYKPMEK; encoded by the coding sequence ATGCATAGCATTTTAAAAGCTTTTGGCGAAATACCAGAAATTGCTAATAATGGTGATGCTAATATTCTTATCAATGAAATACTTATGAGAATTGGTTCTTCGGAAAGAGATATTCTTGTATTTAAATGGAAAACAGACGACTATATCGAAAGATACGATGAAAAACAATATCTCAACTATGTTCAAGGTAAAATACATTTTTATATTGACAGATATGATTTTTATGCTTTCAACGCTTCTTTGCGTCATAGAGATTATGAATATAAACCTATGGAAAAATAA
- a CDS encoding thiF family protein (product inferred by homology to UniProt) — MLNQFSRTQLIYGKDAMDILSKAHIAIFGIGGVGGYVCEALVRSGVKHFTLIDDDKICLTNCNRQIIATTKTVGQYKVDVMKERILSINPFAKVETLKCFFLPSNQDEFDFTQYDYIIDAIDTVSAKIAIILKAQANNIPIISSMGAGNKVNPMGFMVSDIYKTEMDPLAKVMRYELKKRRVKHLKVVYSKEKPLRPLEDPTISCRTHCICPKGTRKCTERRDIPGSNAFVPTACGLLIASEVIKDLTKPVAREELKK, encoded by the coding sequence ATGCTTAATCAATTTTCAAGAACTCAACTAATATATGGAAAAGATGCAATGGATATTTTATCTAAAGCACATATAGCAATTTTTGGTATTGGTGGCGTAGGTGGATATGTCTGTGAAGCTTTAGTAAGAAGCGGAGTAAAACATTTTACTTTAATAGATGATGACAAAATTTGTTTAACTAATTGCAACAGACAAATTATTGCTACGACTAAAACAGTTGGTCAATATAAAGTTGATGTAATGAAAGAAAGAATTCTAAGCATTAATCCATTTGCTAAAGTAGAAACTTTGAAATGTTTCTTTTTACCATCTAATCAAGATGAATTTGATTTTACCCAATATGACTATATTATTGATGCAATAGATACCGTTTCCGCTAAAATCGCTATCATTTTAAAAGCGCAAGCTAATAACATTCCAATAATAAGTTCTATGGGAGCTGGCAATAAAGTTAATCCGATGGGATTTATGGTTAGCGATATTTATAAAACAGAGATGGATCCTTTAGCTAAAGTTATGCGTTATGAACTTAAAAAAAGAAGGGTTAAACATTTAAAAGTCGTTTATTCTAAAGAAAAGCCTTTACGTCCTTTAGAAGATCCTACAATCAGTTGCCGAACGCATTGCATTTGTCCAAAAGGAACAAGAAAATGTACCGAAAGAAGAGATATTCCAGGAAGCAACGCTTTTGTACCAACTGCCTGTGGACTTTTAATTGCTTCAGAAGTTATCAAAGATTTGACTAAACCAGTCGCCAGGGAAGAATTAAAAAAATGA
- a CDS encoding putative uncharacterized protein (product inferred by homology to UniProt), translating to MIYLDYAANYPCKKEVLAALTEVELNYIGNYNSTHTAGLKSKEKFNEINTSIKNILNIDDEHEVIYVSSATEANNLAIKGICSSYSGFGKKILVSELEHSSINGALGFLKDNGYQVEFIKTNNDGSISIESLKEKLSSDVILVCVCLVDGETGYIHDYKKINEIVKNTNAHLLVDATQGVGKFDIDFNELDLVSFTPHKFGGITGSGCLIKRKKTILTPLMHGGESSSIYRSGSVPLGIIASIEKALYLAYQHMDKNYEKVKSVNAYLLEQIKSNKKIKINSFANPYIVNLSIDNITGRTAVDYLNSKGICVSQKSACSIKNTPSKIIMAIYKDKKRAISSFRLSLSELVTYEEIDYLVETLKELAK from the coding sequence ATGATTTATTTAGACTATGCAGCAAATTATCCATGCAAAAAAGAAGTTTTAGCAGCTCTAACAGAAGTAGAATTAAACTATATTGGTAACTATAATTCAACTCATACAGCCGGATTAAAATCAAAAGAAAAATTTAATGAAATAAACACTTCCATAAAGAACATTTTAAATATCGATGATGAACATGAAGTAATTTATGTTTCTTCAGCAACGGAAGCTAATAATTTAGCAATCAAAGGAATTTGTTCATCTTATTCCGGATTTGGAAAGAAAATTTTAGTAAGCGAGCTTGAACATAGTTCCATAAATGGAGCTTTAGGATTTCTTAAAGATAACGGTTATCAAGTTGAATTTATTAAAACCAATAACGATGGTAGTATTTCAATTGAATCATTAAAAGAAAAATTAAGCAGTGATGTAATTTTAGTTTGTGTGTGTTTAGTCGACGGAGAAACAGGATATATTCACGATTATAAAAAAATAAATGAAATAGTTAAAAATACCAATGCTCATTTACTTGTTGATGCAACACAAGGTGTTGGAAAATTTGACATTGATTTTAATGAATTAGATCTTGTAAGTTTCACTCCTCATAAATTTGGTGGAATAACTGGAAGTGGGTGTTTAATCAAAAGAAAAAAAACAATTTTGACACCACTTATGCATGGAGGAGAGAGTTCATCAATTTATCGCAGTGGTTCAGTTCCTCTTGGAATCATTGCTTCAATTGAAAAAGCCTTGTATCTAGCATATCAACATATGGATAAAAATTATGAAAAAGTAAAATCGGTCAATGCATATTTACTAGAACAAATAAAAAGCAATAAAAAAATAAAAATTAATTCTTTTGCTAATCCTTACATAGTTAATTTGTCAATCGATAATATTACTGGAAGAACTGCTGTTGATTATTTAAATAGCAAAGGAATATGTGTAAGCCAAAAATCCGCATGTTCAATAAAAAACACTCCATCAAAAATTATTATGGCAATATATAAAGATAAGAAAAGAGCTATATCATCTTTTAGATTATCTCTATCAGAATTAGTTACATATGAAGAAATAGATTATTTAGTAGAAACATTAAAGGAGTTAGCAAAATGA
- a CDS encoding pP-loop family protein (product inferred by homology to UniProt), giving the protein MTDEFEQSITKKYRDKLWSKFVKAIKEYQLIQPNDHVCVCISGGKDSMLMARLFMQLKKHSDFNFEIEYLVMNPGYNEINLQTIMNNLQKLSIPAKVVESNIFEIANSQDKSPCFLCAKMRRGALYNFAKKMGCNKIALGHHYDDVIETTLMNLLNSGSFQTMLPKLKSTNFEGMELIRPMYLIREKDIISWKNYHHLQFIQCACRFTENCAICDNGGGGSQRYATKQLIKELVKNYNPQVEKNIFKSADNVTLDMILGYKEKGVHHNYLENYDKKKSED; this is encoded by the coding sequence ATGACAGATGAATTTGAGCAATCAATAACAAAAAAATATCGTGATAAGCTTTGGTCTAAATTTGTTAAAGCAATCAAAGAATATCAACTAATACAACCAAATGATCATGTATGTGTTTGTATTTCTGGTGGAAAAGACTCTATGCTTATGGCAAGACTTTTCATGCAATTAAAAAAACATTCAGATTTTAATTTCGAAATTGAATATTTAGTAATGAATCCTGGCTATAATGAAATTAATTTACAAACAATTATGAACAACTTACAAAAATTATCAATTCCTGCTAAAGTTGTTGAATCAAATATTTTTGAAATTGCTAATTCACAAGATAAAAGTCCTTGTTTTTTATGTGCAAAAATGAGAAGAGGAGCTCTTTATAATTTTGCTAAGAAAATGGGATGCAATAAAATTGCATTAGGACATCATTACGATGATGTAATTGAAACAACTTTAATGAATTTACTAAATTCAGGATCTTTTCAAACAATGCTTCCTAAATTAAAATCCACCAATTTTGAGGGGATGGAATTAATAAGACCTATGTATTTAATAAGAGAAAAAGATATTATTTCTTGGAAAAATTATCATCACTTACAATTCATTCAATGTGCCTGTAGATTTACAGAAAATTGCGCAATTTGTGATAATGGAGGTGGTGGCTCCCAAAGATACGCTACAAAACAATTAATCAAAGAATTAGTTAAAAATTATAATCCACAAGTAGAAAAAAATATTTTTAAAAGTGCAGATAACGTTACTCTAGATATGATTCTTGGATATAAAGAAAAAGGTGTACATCATAACTACTTAGAAAATTACGATAAGAAAAAAAGTGAAGATTAA
- a CDS encoding putative uncharacterized protein (product inferred by homology to UniProt), which yields MKKIVFSDIDGTLLTSEHKLSKNTLFAINKLQEKNIDFVIISARSPSGIYPILLKNNFSCPIISYSGALILDKDKNVLYHKGMNKEEAEEIISFIEEQNFDLTWCIYSFDQWVVKNKNDSRIIREENIVEAKAVEGNLNTIEKEEIHKILCICNPDKTTSYEEIIKAKFPKLSIVKSSPILLEIMAKNITKATAIEKLCELKNISIEKTIAFGDNYNDFEMLTTVKQGFLMDNAPDELKKLIKLHTDSNDNDGIYKALKELSLLD from the coding sequence ATGAAAAAAATAGTCTTTAGTGATATAGATGGTACACTTCTCACTTCTGAACATAAACTTTCAAAAAACACTCTTTTTGCTATAAATAAACTTCAAGAAAAAAATATAGATTTTGTAATAATATCTGCTAGAAGTCCATCAGGAATTTATCCTATTCTTTTAAAAAACAATTTTTCTTGTCCGATAATTTCATATAGTGGAGCTTTAATCCTCGATAAAGACAAAAACGTTTTATATCATAAAGGAATGAATAAAGAAGAAGCAGAAGAAATTATTTCATTTATTGAAGAACAAAATTTTGATTTAACATGGTGCATATATTCTTTTGATCAATGGGTAGTTAAAAATAAAAATGATTCACGGATAATTAGAGAAGAAAATATCGTTGAAGCAAAAGCTGTTGAAGGAAATCTAAACACAATAGAAAAAGAAGAAATACATAAAATCTTATGCATTTGCAATCCTGATAAAACAACTTCTTATGAAGAGATTATTAAAGCTAAATTTCCAAAATTATCAATAGTAAAATCATCTCCAATCCTTCTTGAAATTATGGCAAAAAATATTACAAAAGCTACCGCCATTGAAAAATTATGTGAACTAAAAAATATATCAATAGAAAAAACTATTGCATTTGGTGATAATTACAACGATTTTGAAATGCTCACAACAGTTAAGCAAGGCTTTTTAATGGACAATGCACCTGATGAATTAAAAAAATTAATAAAACTTCATACTGATAGCAACGATAATGATGGGATTTATAAAGCTTTAAAAGAACTGTCATTATTGGATTGA
- a CDS encoding beta-glucosidase (product inferred by homology to UniProt): protein MDISKLNKIQKVKLVMGADFWSNDTADGSLYKFVLSDGPVGLRQPLDKSNPEQKEVIKSVAYPSTQVLSQTWNCDLAKLLGKSIGNDCIEQKVDIVLGPGVNIKRLPTNGRNFEYYSEDPYLAGTLAKKYIEGVQKMHVGTCIKHFCCNNSEFSRHWASMEVDERTLHEIYLKTFEIAMEAKPWTVMCSYNLVNGRRMSENNKLYNVLRNNFKFDGLIMSDWDAVKDSEASLNAGLNLEMPYNENHHNLMMKKAQENILNERKLDESAVKVIELAEKCEKESKLRKMDMSINERRNVALKIAEEGIVLLKNENNVLPLKPEKKIFITGDPASRYYCGGGSSQVCPELPFISLEEALKAECYDVQYYESIWEKLGHLAHVGNAKKALEYSAQAEYTILAVGDSANLEFECADREGIKLSKEEEILINDFAKVAKHLIIVVEAGSAIDMSSWIDKVEAVVYMGYGGELGHKALANILVGKINPSGRLSETFPLKLEDSPAMKSYHDSSVMKYDEGLNIGYRYYETFNVPVLFPFGYGLSYSKFEYSNLKIEQIKDVYKVSFDIENETEIDGAEVCQLYIREVVKEVYRPDYELKGYEKIFIKAHEKKEVIIELKRKDFSYYSTYYDEYHVKPGAFDILIGKNSHDIILKERIIVD, encoded by the coding sequence ATGGATATTTCTAAATTGAATAAAATTCAAAAAGTTAAATTAGTCATGGGAGCTGACTTTTGGTCTAATGATACAGCAGATGGCAGTTTATACAAATTTGTATTATCAGATGGACCTGTTGGATTAAGGCAACCGTTAGATAAAAGTAATCCTGAACAAAAAGAAGTAATTAAATCTGTAGCATATCCTTCAACACAAGTTTTATCACAAACATGGAATTGTGATTTAGCTAAACTTCTTGGTAAATCTATCGGAAATGATTGTATAGAACAAAAAGTTGATATTGTGTTAGGTCCTGGTGTTAATATTAAAAGGCTTCCGACCAATGGACGAAACTTTGAATATTATTCTGAAGATCCGTATTTAGCAGGAACATTAGCAAAAAAATATATTGAAGGAGTTCAGAAAATGCACGTTGGCACATGCATAAAACATTTTTGTTGCAATAATTCCGAATTCTCTCGCCATTGGGCATCGATGGAAGTTGATGAAAGGACTTTGCATGAAATTTATTTGAAAACATTTGAAATAGCTATGGAAGCCAAACCATGGACGGTTATGTGTTCTTATAATTTGGTAAATGGCAGAAGAATGAGTGAAAATAATAAACTTTATAATGTTTTAAGAAATAACTTTAAGTTTGATGGTTTAATAATGTCGGATTGGGATGCTGTAAAAGATTCTGAAGCTTCATTAAACGCGGGACTGAATTTAGAAATGCCATATAATGAAAATCATCATAATTTAATGATGAAAAAAGCTCAGGAAAATATCTTGAATGAAAGAAAACTTGATGAATCTGCAGTAAAAGTTATTGAGTTGGCTGAAAAATGTGAAAAAGAAAGCAAATTAAGAAAAATGGATATGTCCATAAATGAAAGAAGAAATGTTGCGTTGAAAATTGCTGAAGAAGGAATAGTTTTATTGAAAAATGAAAATAATGTTCTTCCTTTAAAACCTGAAAAGAAAATTTTTATTACCGGCGATCCTGCTTCTAGATATTATTGTGGTGGCGGATCTAGCCAAGTTTGTCCTGAATTACCTTTTATTTCACTTGAAGAAGCTTTGAAAGCAGAATGTTATGATGTTCAATATTATGAATCTATTTGGGAAAAATTAGGACATTTGGCACATGTTGGTAATGCAAAGAAAGCTTTAGAATATAGTGCACAAGCTGAATATACAATTTTGGCTGTTGGTGATTCTGCAAATTTGGAATTTGAATGTGCTGATAGAGAAGGAATTAAATTATCAAAAGAAGAAGAAATTTTAATAAATGATTTTGCTAAAGTTGCTAAACATCTTATTATTGTTGTAGAAGCTGGTTCAGCAATTGATATGTCTTCATGGATTGATAAAGTTGAAGCTGTTGTTTATATGGGATATGGTGGTGAATTAGGTCATAAAGCATTAGCAAATATTTTGGTTGGAAAAATAAATCCAAGTGGAAGATTATCTGAAACTTTTCCATTAAAATTAGAAGATTCTCCAGCAATGAAATCATACCATGATTCTTCTGTTATGAAATATGATGAAGGATTAAATATCGGATATCGTTATTATGAGACCTTTAATGTTCCTGTATTATTTCCTTTTGGCTATGGGCTTAGTTATTCTAAATTTGAATATTCTAATCTTAAAATAGAACAAATTAAAGATGTGTATAAAGTTAGCTTTGATATAGAAAATGAAACGGAAATTGATGGAGCTGAGGTTTGTCAATTATATATTCGCGAAGTTGTAAAAGAAGTATATAGACCTGATTATGAGTTGAAAGGATATGAAAAAATATTTATTAAGGCTCATGAAAAGAAAGAAGTTATAATTGAATTGAAGAGAAAAGATTTTTCTTATTATTCAACATATTATGATGAATATCATGTTAAACCAGGTGCTTTTGATATTTTGATTGGAAAAAATTCTCACGATATTATATTAAAAGAAAGAATTATTGTAGATTAA
- a CDS encoding unknown (no significant homology to UniProt) — protein sequence MKKINLLSALFLCTILASCASENTSSSSSYSSSSTISSSSSSSSSTISSSSFVVSSVSSSSTISSSSTSSSSISNSSTSSSSISSSSSSSISSSTSVPSYEGNILSLNSKNFNSVDALVLNNITPNTQYESEFTFAKNGSYLSSKRITEIEKIEVLVYGTYDNLKMYASENADEEKLITATKEEKTSENEAQNNVLYTYSFDTPTDVFYLTNPSTYNVQVFTIDIYYKGQINDAEPEPVEKDITISRALEIGNALSSSRGTTETTYIINGVVTNISGKEVTITQDDSSIIAYVPTPVENLYIGYSVALEGKIQNYYGKIEIVEFTLLDYLAATYNVDLQEFENGIVNVSKSSDINYGEEITLTAVPNEGYKVLSLFIDNERQNLDENNSISLIMTHNISVKAEFISNDVVIEETVTLKYVFADYPAGTQYATETHKLDENTSISTEKAHFTSELRLYNSSTNDSVATIHSAKPIKSIYFNAGYSASELSVYGSTDGETFELISALVTTSAYKVLSLENIEESSYTYIKLDVTGSKQVRIKDFSIVVAK from the coding sequence ATGAAAAAGATTAATTTACTTTCAGCTTTATTCTTATGCACTATTCTTGCTTCTTGTGCTTCTGAAAACACTTCTAGTTCTTCCTCATATAGTAGTTCATCAACAATTAGTTCTTCCTCATCTAGTAGTTCATCAACAATTAGTTCTTCATCTTTTGTAGTTAGCTCTGTTTCATCAAGTTCGACTATTTCATCAAGCAGCACATCAAGTTCTAGCATTTCAAATAGTAGTACAAGTTCTTCATCTATTTCTTCTTCAAGTTCTTCATCTATTTCTAGTTCAACAAGCGTTCCAAGTTATGAAGGAAATATTCTTTCTTTAAATTCTAAAAATTTTAATAGTGTTGATGCTTTAGTCCTAAATAATATAACTCCAAATACTCAATACGAATCTGAATTTACTTTTGCTAAAAATGGTTCTTATCTTTCATCAAAAAGAATTACTGAAATTGAAAAAATTGAAGTTTTAGTATACGGAACATACGATAATTTAAAAATGTATGCTTCTGAAAATGCTGATGAAGAAAAATTAATTACTGCCACAAAAGAAGAAAAAACATCAGAAAATGAAGCTCAGAATAATGTTTTATATACTTATTCTTTTGATACTCCAACAGATGTCTTCTATTTAACTAACCCTTCTACTTATAATGTCCAAGTCTTTACAATTGATATTTATTATAAAGGACAAATAAATGATGCTGAGCCTGAACCAGTAGAAAAAGACATTACAATTTCTAGAGCTCTTGAAATCGGAAATGCATTGAGCTCAAGTCGTGGAACAACAGAAACCACTTATATTATCAATGGTGTTGTCACAAATATTTCCGGAAAAGAAGTTACAATTACTCAGGATGATTCCAGCATTATCGCCTATGTTCCAACACCTGTCGAGAACCTTTATATAGGTTATTCTGTAGCTTTAGAAGGTAAAATTCAAAATTATTATGGCAAAATAGAAATTGTTGAATTCACACTTTTAGATTATCTTGCTGCAACATATAATGTTGATTTACAAGAATTTGAAAACGGAATAGTTAATGTATCAAAATCTAGTGATATCAACTATGGTGAAGAAATTACTTTAACTGCTGTCCCTAACGAAGGATATAAAGTCCTATCTTTATTCATCGATAACGAAAGACAAAATCTTGATGAAAACAATTCTATTTCTCTAATAATGACTCATAATATTTCAGTAAAAGCTGAATTTATTTCTAATGATGTAGTTATCGAAGAAACTGTTACTTTAAAATATGTTTTTGCCGATTATCCTGCAGGAACACAATATGCCACTGAAACTCATAAACTTGATGAAAACACTTCTATATCAACTGAAAAAGCTCACTTTACTTCTGAGCTTCGTCTTTATAACAGCTCAACAAATGATAGTGTTGCAACAATACATTCCGCTAAGCCTATTAAATCAATTTATTTCAATGCTGGATATAGTGCTTCTGAATTATCAGTTTATGGTTCTACTGATGGAGAAACATTTGAACTTATTTCAGCATTAGTAACAACTTCAGCATATAAAGTGCTTTCTCTTGAAAACATTGAAGAATCTTCCTACACATATATTAAGCTTGATGTCACTGGTTCAAAGCAAGTTAGAATTAAAGACTTCAGCATTGTAGTTGCAAAATAA